In the Magnetospira sp. QH-2 genome, one interval contains:
- a CDS encoding response regulator, which produces MESLNLQNVTFLLVEDNRFSARLAVSILKNLKVARVEVVPSAEDAITLLRSGFQPDILLVDWLLPNMNGSDFTKQVRTRGITANAYIPIIMITSWSRIAVIEGARDSGINEILAKPVSPLSLYNAVVKVIMKPRPFVRSATYFGPNRRRSNDPKRTGPDRRMTIE; this is translated from the coding sequence ATGGAATCGTTAAATCTTCAGAATGTTACTTTTCTGTTGGTTGAGGACAATCGGTTCTCCGCCCGACTGGCTGTGTCGATTCTCAAGAATCTGAAAGTCGCTCGAGTCGAAGTGGTGCCCAGTGCCGAGGATGCCATTACGTTGCTGAGATCCGGATTTCAGCCCGACATTCTGCTCGTCGATTGGTTGTTGCCCAACATGAATGGCAGCGACTTCACAAAGCAGGTGCGCACCCGGGGCATCACCGCCAATGCCTATATCCCGATTATCATGATTACGTCCTGGTCGCGGATTGCCGTTATCGAAGGCGCCCGAGACAGCGGCATCAACGAGATCCTGGCCAAGCCGGTTTCGCCCCTGTCTCTTTATAATGCGGTGGTCAAGGTCATCATGAAACCTCGGCCTTTTGTGCGCTCGGCCACCTATTTCGGCCCCAACCGGCGCCGCTCCAATGACCCCAAGCGCACCGGACCCGATCGCCGGATGACCATCGAATAG
- a CDS encoding response regulator, with the protein MAKPLIKKDVLYACPPSAQSTLFQVSMIMRVAGVEEVTQAKRIPEAQALFRKDHFDIILIDEFFPNAEIMQLVTLARTRKGLKSPAILVVTGPDFNNRRKPELTQCGVQGFLAKPVDGEKMLEMLGNIFEQRRQAQVVAKDAGASAARKVEVSRKSANILDPEESARQDAARKAEREAKRQKEQAAAKAREAAAAPKSATTAEAKKDPARKPRPKAAATPKETKSDPDKLYRQRPRDLSAKETLPHKPARVIPLKGNEGPQEPPAAAPPPQTAPPPAAPQYAAPPPPAAPQYAAPPPSQDQLLSQLGGAYAPPPPPPPMAPPVMPQTAPPPQTQNDLLAQLGLGQGAPQAAPVAPQPAPPQPAANQPQSQEDLMSQLMGMMGTMMQGGMQQPGQQPGPQPAPQPDPQPGPSPTPVPESAAAPQAMPPEATQPAPAAPPPLAASPEEILAAQPAPQAAPQGAPQGAPQGAPQGAPQAAPQAAPAAAAPEQPASPASFLSGNSEIPEPPPPAPKAPDSDESVSQDELLQQLANMLGGSSPGKS; encoded by the coding sequence GTGGCAAAACCTCTCATCAAAAAAGATGTGCTCTACGCCTGCCCACCGTCGGCCCAGAGCACCTTGTTCCAGGTCAGCATGATCATGCGGGTGGCCGGGGTGGAAGAAGTCACCCAGGCCAAGCGGATCCCCGAGGCGCAGGCTTTGTTCCGCAAGGACCACTTCGATATTATCCTGATCGACGAGTTCTTTCCCAATGCCGAGATCATGCAATTGGTCACGCTGGCCCGCACGCGCAAGGGCCTCAAATCTCCGGCGATTTTGGTCGTCACCGGGCCGGATTTCAATAACCGCCGGAAGCCGGAACTGACCCAATGCGGCGTACAGGGATTCCTGGCCAAGCCGGTGGACGGTGAAAAGATGCTCGAGATGCTGGGCAACATCTTTGAACAGCGGCGCCAAGCCCAGGTCGTCGCCAAGGATGCCGGGGCTTCGGCTGCCCGTAAAGTGGAAGTCAGCCGCAAGTCCGCCAATATCCTCGACCCAGAGGAATCCGCTCGTCAGGACGCCGCGCGCAAGGCCGAGCGCGAGGCCAAACGGCAAAAGGAGCAAGCCGCGGCCAAGGCCCGGGAGGCCGCCGCCGCGCCCAAATCCGCCACCACCGCCGAAGCCAAGAAAGACCCTGCCCGCAAGCCACGCCCCAAGGCAGCGGCGACACCGAAGGAAACCAAATCCGATCCTGACAAGCTTTACCGCCAGCGGCCCCGTGATCTTTCCGCCAAGGAAACGCTGCCGCACAAACCGGCCCGCGTGATTCCGTTGAAGGGGAACGAGGGGCCGCAGGAACCGCCCGCCGCCGCGCCGCCACCGCAGACCGCGCCACCACCGGCTGCCCCTCAGTATGCGGCCCCGCCACCACCGGCAGCCCCTCAGTATGCGGCCCCGCCTCCGTCTCAGGATCAATTGCTGAGCCAGTTGGGGGGGGCCTATGCCCCACCGCCGCCTCCGCCGCCCATGGCGCCGCCGGTGATGCCGCAGACTGCGCCGCCACCGCAGACTCAAAATGACCTGCTCGCCCAATTGGGCTTGGGCCAAGGTGCGCCTCAAGCGGCTCCCGTGGCACCCCAACCCGCGCCCCCGCAACCTGCTGCCAACCAACCCCAATCCCAAGAAGACCTGATGTCGCAATTAATGGGGATGATGGGGACCATGATGCAGGGCGGTATGCAACAACCTGGGCAACAACCTGGGCCGCAACCTGCCCCACAACCTGACCCACAACCTGGGCCATCGCCGACTCCGGTACCGGAATCCGCAGCGGCGCCCCAGGCCATGCCACCGGAAGCCACACAACCGGCGCCCGCCGCACCGCCGCCCTTGGCCGCGTCCCCCGAGGAAATACTAGCGGCGCAACCGGCCCCCCAGGCCGCACCCCAGGGCGCACCTCAGGGCGCACCTCAGGGCGCACCTCAGGGCGCACCTCAGGCCGCACCTCAGGCCGCTCCCGCAGCGGCCGCGCCGGAGCAACCTGCCAGTCCCGCGTCGTTCTTAAGCGGCAATTCGGAAATTCCCGAGCCGCCGCCGCCCGCGCCCAAGGCGCCGGATAGCGACGAGAGCGTGTCCCAAGACGAACTGTTGCAACAATTGGCCAACATGCTTGGCGGATCGTCACCGGGAAAGAGCTAG
- a CDS encoding DUF2889 domain-containing protein, whose translation MSLSKPAPRRLMHTREIDCRGYARDDGLWDIEARLLDIKSYSFPNHDRGGIHAGEPIHLMRVRVTLDEDLTIHDIEAVTEEAPFTLCPDIAGDYRKLKGENIGPGWIRKVRELVGKHKGCTHLTDILTGPIATTAFQTIVATSRNKEAPEDEKGRPRVVDTCHALAADGPVVARLWPNLTAGD comes from the coding sequence ATGTCCCTGTCCAAGCCTGCCCCGCGCCGATTGATGCATACCCGCGAAATCGATTGCCGGGGCTATGCGCGTGACGACGGTCTATGGGACATCGAGGCGCGGCTGCTGGATATCAAGTCTTACTCGTTCCCCAATCACGACCGGGGCGGCATCCATGCCGGTGAACCCATCCATCTGATGCGCGTGCGGGTGACTCTGGACGAAGACCTGACCATCCACGATATCGAGGCGGTGACCGAGGAAGCGCCCTTTACCCTTTGCCCGGATATCGCCGGCGATTATCGCAAGCTGAAGGGGGAAAACATTGGTCCGGGTTGGATCCGCAAAGTGCGCGAGCTGGTAGGTAAACACAAGGGCTGTACCCATCTGACCGACATTCTCACAGGCCCCATCGCCACAACGGCCTTTCAAACCATTGTCGCCACCAGCCGCAACAAGGAAGCGCCGGAAGATGAAAAGGGCCGCCCCCGGGTGGTTGATACCTGTCACGCCCTGGCCGCCGACGGCCCGGTCGTCGCCCGACTTTGGCCCAATTTGACCGCTGGCGATTGA
- a CDS encoding helix-turn-helix domain-containing protein, whose product MDSGTTESGDGLSGRLERLVSLAGSQARAAAAAGVSLSQFKRYLGGESQPGFRAMVRLAHATGVRLDWLAMGQGAIMAEAPTDPPLDQGLMEIVIVECERFLQARGLGLEPSAKGILMLAVYRMALRAREGGADPASVLDADTLNDLVRLSA is encoded by the coding sequence ATGGATTCCGGGACGACGGAGTCGGGTGACGGTTTGTCGGGGCGGCTGGAGCGTCTGGTCTCCTTGGCGGGCTCCCAGGCGCGCGCCGCCGCCGCCGCCGGAGTCTCTCTTTCCCAATTCAAGCGATATCTGGGCGGCGAGTCGCAGCCGGGATTTCGAGCCATGGTGCGTCTGGCACATGCCACGGGTGTTCGCCTGGATTGGCTGGCCATGGGGCAGGGCGCCATCATGGCCGAGGCGCCAACCGACCCCCCCCTTGATCAGGGTCTGATGGAAATCGTGATCGTGGAGTGCGAGCGTTTTTTGCAGGCCCGGGGATTGGGGCTTGAGCCATCCGCAAAGGGGATCTTGATGCTGGCGGTCTATCGAATGGCGCTGCGGGCGCGGGAAGGCGGCGCCGATCCCGCTTCCGTTCTGGATGCGGATACGCTCAACGACCTGGTGCGTTTGAGCGCCTGA
- a CDS encoding ribbon-helix-helix domain-containing protein, whose amino-acid sequence MSIVDKGITQNVTVNGRRTSMKLEPENWKALEDICRWEGLSLHEICSLVDDLRDTDVASETATAPTRTSTVRAFIISYFRQALHDLQQLSDVVTDTRPTANSAIDRGSDRLKALLAPR is encoded by the coding sequence ATGAGTATTGTCGATAAGGGAATCACCCAAAATGTGACGGTCAACGGGCGTCGAACCAGTATGAAGCTGGAACCGGAAAACTGGAAAGCTCTAGAGGATATCTGCCGCTGGGAAGGGCTTTCCCTTCATGAGATTTGCAGCCTTGTAGACGACCTGCGGGATACCGATGTGGCCAGTGAAACCGCAACGGCGCCCACGCGCACATCGACGGTGCGGGCTTTCATCATCTCTTATTTTCGTCAGGCTCTGCACGACCTACAGCAATTGTCGGACGTTGTGACCGACACTCGGCCAACGGCAAACAGCGCCATTGATCGTGGCTCGGACCGCCTGAAGGCACTCCTGGCGCCAAGATGA
- a CDS encoding UbiD family decarboxylase: MPYQSLRDFIDILEQQGRLVRVTEPVSPHLEMTEIQTRLLAEGGPAVLFENPVQEDGTPYDTPVLINLFGTVERVAWGMNREPAELREVGETLAFLRQPEPPGGLKEAIGLLPMVKTVLSMKPKTVSRAPCQEVVLTGDDIDLAKLPVQTCWPGEPAPLITWPLVVTHGPGEGRTDSFNLGIYRMQVLGKNRCIMRWLKHRGGAQHFARWKAAGRGPFPAAVVIGADPGTILAAVTPVPDTLSEYQFAGLLRGKKVDLVDCKTIPLKVPATAEIVLEGHVLLDEEVDEGPYGDHTGYYNSVERFPVFEISAITLRQKPIYLSTFTGRPPDEPSVLGEALNEVFIPLLQQQFPEIVDFWLPPEGCSYRIAVISMKKAYPGHAKRVMMGAWSYLRQFMYTKWLIIVDDDIDARDWKDVMWALSTRMDPVRDTHTVENTPIDYLDFASPESGLGGKIGFDATNKWPPETKREWGEKIRMDASVIEKVDGLWSRLGLPGSGQKIWK, translated from the coding sequence ATGCCCTACCAAAGCCTGCGCGACTTCATCGATATTCTGGAACAGCAAGGCCGTCTGGTGCGCGTCACCGAACCGGTTTCGCCGCATCTGGAGATGACCGAAATTCAGACTCGGTTGTTGGCCGAAGGCGGTCCGGCGGTGTTGTTCGAGAATCCGGTACAAGAGGATGGCACACCTTACGATACCCCGGTTTTGATCAATCTGTTTGGTACCGTGGAAAGGGTGGCCTGGGGCATGAACCGTGAGCCCGCCGAACTGCGCGAGGTCGGGGAAACCCTGGCATTCCTGCGACAACCGGAACCGCCCGGCGGATTGAAGGAGGCCATCGGGCTGCTGCCCATGGTCAAGACCGTGCTGTCCATGAAGCCCAAAACGGTGTCCCGCGCCCCTTGTCAGGAAGTGGTGCTGACCGGAGACGATATCGACCTGGCCAAGCTGCCGGTGCAGACCTGTTGGCCCGGTGAGCCTGCCCCGCTGATTACCTGGCCGCTGGTGGTCACCCATGGCCCGGGCGAGGGCCGTACCGATAGTTTCAACCTGGGCATTTACCGCATGCAGGTGCTGGGCAAGAATCGCTGCATCATGCGTTGGCTCAAGCATCGCGGGGGCGCGCAACACTTTGCCCGTTGGAAAGCGGCGGGCCGGGGGCCGTTTCCCGCCGCCGTGGTCATTGGTGCCGATCCCGGGACGATATTGGCCGCCGTGACGCCGGTCCCCGATACCCTGTCCGAATATCAGTTCGCCGGGCTGCTGCGCGGCAAAAAAGTGGATCTGGTGGACTGCAAGACCATTCCGTTGAAGGTCCCGGCAACGGCGGAGATCGTTCTGGAAGGCCATGTGCTGCTGGATGAGGAGGTGGATGAAGGACCCTATGGCGACCATACCGGTTACTACAATTCGGTGGAGCGCTTCCCGGTATTCGAGATCAGCGCCATTACCCTGCGGCAAAAACCCATCTATCTTTCCACTTTCACCGGTCGCCCGCCGGATGAGCCGAGCGTGCTGGGCGAGGCGCTGAACGAGGTATTCATCCCCCTATTGCAGCAGCAGTTTCCAGAAATCGTCGATTTCTGGCTGCCGCCCGAGGGGTGCTCCTACCGCATTGCCGTCATCTCCATGAAGAAGGCTTATCCAGGCCATGCCAAGCGGGTGATGATGGGGGCCTGGTCGTACCTGCGGCAGTTCATGTACACCAAGTGGCTGATCATTGTGGATGACGACATCGATGCGCGGGACTGGAAGGACGTCATGTGGGCTTTGTCCACCCGCATGGACCCGGTGCGCGATACCCATACGGTGGAAAACACCCCCATCGACTATCTGGATTTCGCCTCCCCGGAATCCGGACTGGGCGGCAAGATCGGTTTTGACGCCACCAACAAATGGCCCCCGGAAACCAAGCGCGAATGGGGCGAGAAAATCCGCATGGATGCTTCGGTCATCGAGAAGGTCGATGGCCTTTGGTCGCGCCTTGGGTTGCCCGGGAGCGGGCAAAAAATATGGAAATAA